The Temnothorax longispinosus isolate EJ_2023e chromosome 7, Tlon_JGU_v1, whole genome shotgun sequence genome contains a region encoding:
- the LOC139815709 gene encoding uncharacterized protein, which produces MLTLMQQQQQTLDNNHQSQTEQDYVNGVPAENHTDDRSHSEAERLARETAVVTPGNGSVGDSPTHWNDVDNDNEEEETDVEEDSGWITNQPISSTIVQQQQAFTTTNGDVILPNPDPSDFSDITVTNSTRVRVGNETIYNGPVTINQFVYTNPTPNQDAIELDVIRPSDNILDLSTSQDNGVPNESIFPQNIKLNKVTQWLWTWKRAVLSCVLTLILLVIVVPITVHLTHQSDASVFPEIPTSSLEGNCLFGKFFVLQARHEANIILSRL; this is translated from the exons ATGTTGACATTgatgcaacagcagcagcaaacGCTCGACAATAATCACCAGAGTCAGACGGAGCAAGACTACGTGAACGGTGTACCTGCCGAGAATCACACTGATGACAGGTCTCACAGCGAGGCTGAGCGCTTGGCGAGGGAAACCGCGGTCGTCACTCCAGGAAATGGTAGCGTTGGAGATTCCCCTACGCACTGGAATGACGTAGACAACGACAATGAGGAAGAGGAGACGGATGTCGAAGAAGACAGCGGCTGGATCACGAATCAGCCGATATCGTCGACTATTGTTCAGCAGCAACAAGCGTTTACCACCACAAATGGCGATGTCATCCTACCGAATCCCGATCCGTCGGATTTCAGCGACATAACCGTGACGAACTCGACGAGAGTGCGTGTGGGTAATGAGACCATCTACAATGGTCCGGTTACCATAAACCAATTCGTTTACACGAATCCTACTCCGAATCAGGATGCGATTGAACTTGACGTTATCCGCCCTTCCGACAATATCTTGGATTTGTCGACGAGTCAGGACAACGGAGTCCCAAATGAATCAATTTTtccacaaaatattaaattaaataaag tGACGCAATGGCTCTGGACGTGGAAACGTGCGGTTTTATCGTGCGTTCTAACTTTAATACTTCTAGTTATTGTAGTGCCCATAACTGTACATTTAACTCATCAATCGGACGCATCGGTCTTCCCGGAAATTCCAACCTCATCGCTCGAGGGTAATTGtttatttggaaaatttttcgttttgcaAGCGCGACATGAAGCAAACATTATCTTATCacgattataa